A stretch of Pyrenophora tritici-repentis strain M4 chromosome 7, whole genome shotgun sequence DNA encodes these proteins:
- a CDS encoding Trichoplein multi-domain protein codes for MSCINAAIEAIESRDPGDKFTYSEVARRFGVDRSTLSRRHQQIRGSNEAKSRNQQLLHPHQELQLLEHIDELTEAGLPPTRTMIQNFASAIAGRATSQSWVTRFFHRHPDAIISRWSTGLDRNRHRADSVYKYESYFDLLSTKMAQHHIRAQDVYNMDEKGFLIGVTGRSKRVFSKQKYETGGFKKVIQDGNRDWITVIAAICADGSTLPPAIIYEATSGNMYARWVDDIAIDDPVYVTSSPSGWTNDQVGLAWLEQVFDRHTKEKAGNHTRLLILDGHGSHVTMDTHTLQPLDVVMFKPLAAAYSLSLQHYLQASHGLLAVRKDDFYRLFKPAWDSSFIKKHALKAFKATGIAPIDPEVVLKKFRKSTLTAPPPLVNVSRATITNLINQAYDPSSIAANNLSEILLRLQAAKEIAEYEKDALRAALHVHQKPRNRHEPPLDLQQRKAFHSGAVWWSPCKLREARFRQLVKEKEKEKELLDKIELKEAKENNRIYQLKIKEAARAAREEAKKVRDEAKAVKAAELDAKRRDRDAAKAIQQPQSGKRKASKPAAKQQPKKRRVGGAGGGTLAEVAAPAPPPTTTRRGRAVNTPAKYR; via the exons atgagttgtatcaacgctgcgattgaagctattgaatcgcgtgatcccggagataaatttacatactctgaggttgcgcgccgctttggtgttgatcgctctacgttgtcgcgacgccatcaacagatccggggctcaaatgaagccaaatcacgtaatcagcaactccttcacccacaccaggagctacagcttctagagcacattgacgagcttactgaggctggcttaccaccgacgaggactatgatccagaactttgctagtgctatagccggaagggctacctcccaaagctgggtgacgcgcttctttcaccgtcatcccgacgcgattatatcacgttggtcaactggtttggaccgcaatcgccaccgggctgattctgtatacaagtacgagtcgtactttgatctactatctactaaaatggctcagcaccatattcgggcgcaggatgtatataatatggatgagaagggattccttattggagtgacggggaggagtaagagagtgtttagtaagcagaaatatgagactgggggctttaagaaagtgatacaggacggcaacagagattggatcactgttatcgctgctatatgtgctgatgggagtacgttaccgcccgcgattatatacgaagctacttcgggcaacatgtacgccagatgggttgatgatatcgcaattgacgatccagtctacgttacctcaagtccctcagggtggaccaatgatcaggtaggcctggcatggctcgaacaggtgtttgatcgccatacgaaggagaaggccggcaatcacacacgcttactcatccttgacggccatgggagtcacgttactatgga TACCCAtacgctgcagccactcgatgtggtaatgttcaaacctctggcagccgcgtactcactcagcttgcagcactacctccaggcgagccacggtctcttagctgtgaggaaggatgacttctaccgtcttttcaagcctgcctgggactcctctttcattaagaagcacgcgttgaaggcatttaaagccactgggatagctcctatagatcccgaagtagtacttaaaaagttccgaaagtcaacactaacagcaccgccgccactagtgaacgtgagtagagctactatcacgaacctcattaatcaggcctacgatccgagctctattgcggccaacaacctctcagaaatactcctccgcctccaggctgccaaagagatcgccgagtacgagaaggacgcactgcgcgcggcgctacacgttcaccagaagccccgcaatcggcacgaacctcccctagatctacagcagcgaaaagcgttccattcaggggcagtttggtggtcgccgtgcaagcttcgagaggcccgcttcaggcagctagtgaaggagaaggagaaggagaaagagctacttgataagatagagttgaaagaggcaaaggagaacaacaggatctatcaacttaagatcaaagaggcagcgcgggcggcgcgtgaggaggcaaagaaggtgcgggatgaagccaaggctgtaaaggctgccgaacttgacgccaaacgacgcgatcgcgacgctgcaaaggctatacaacaaccccaatcgggcaagcgtaaggcttcaaagcccgctgcaaagcaacagccaaaaaaacgacgcgtgggtggtgctggcggtggcactctggctgaggtggctgcaccggctcccccaccaacaaccacccgacgcggccgggccgtcaatactccggcaaaatatagatag